TGCAATACACCTTTTAAGCAGCAGATGGCGCTGACGGGTGACCTTGTCTTCTCCCAGATCACGGTCCACCGCGGGGACGAGTGCGCCCTGCTCAACAACTCCCAGCCGTACAAGTGGCGAGTGCTGAACCGCCACGGCAGCGAGGCCACGGTGCCGTCCATCTGCTTCTTGGTTCCGCCCACCAACAAGGACGCCGTCAACAGCGTCACCGGGTGAGGACGCCAGGACGTCCGTCGTCTGGGCAACTTTTTAAACCGCAATTAGCGCTGACCCGTGGTGCCCCTTGTTCTCAGGCTGGACGGGAACCTGCAAAAGCTGCAGACGATGTGGCAGAGCTTGTTTGTGGACCTGAGGAGTCTGCTGTCTTGGCAGTACCTCATGCGAGACATCCACATCATCAAGACCTGGAACATCTCCATGGTAACGCCAACATCCCTATCAGGGGGGGTCCCAAAGAAAATTGAATTTTGGGTCCCTCTATTGCTGCCGATaagttcatttttaatgaactAATTTATTTATCATGCATATACCTACTATAAAttcagtttagttttttttcatctccaGAGGTAGCTACAAGAGCAGACAACATTCCGAGTGATAAAGCACTGAGCGGGATACTGAATATTATCTCTGCCGACTAAAAGTAACACAAATACCAGCAGAAAAGCCAATTGACCATCCGTGTActgtcaaaatgtcatctgcTTTATTACTTTGGGTTttaaaagcacaaaaacaaataagatcacTTGTCGATCGGTGTGTGACGGGCTTTAGGTGtgtaaaaataactttcaaatgtacaaaatagAGGATGAAATAATGACCGATAACAGATAAATACTAcaacttgtttaaaaaataagtgTGTCTTAAAACCCTGTCAAAATGTGCAAAAGCTTTAGttcatgtttaaaataaacGACCGTAATCCAAACGCAGTTGACCGCTAATCGCTCTCGGGGGGCCCCCTATTGGTCGCAGGCCCGAAGCCGTCGCTCGGTTTGCTCCCGGCGTCCGATTCCTCCAGCTAAAAGCCGCGCGGCGCGACCGCGGCGACTGTCCGCGAAGGTTCTCCTCTGCTCGGAGACGGCGCTGCGCAGCGGAGGCTGCCGATTGTCCGCGAGGCTCGCCGTCCTTCCAAATCGTCTCCTTGAGTCTCCTTGGTGGTTCTCTTTGCCAGTTCAAGACGCTGACGGTGGAGGAGTACCGGCTGGCCCTGAGGAACCTGGAGCAGCACTACCAGGACTTCCTGAGGGACAGCCAGGACTCTCAGGCCTTCGGGGCCGAGGACCGCATGCAGGTGGAGTCCAGCTACAACAAGGCTAACCGGCACTACAACACGCTGGTCAGCACCGCAGAACAAGGTGAGTTCGTCGTCGTGTTTCCACACCATGTGGCTGCTTTTTGTTACCAAAGTATGGaattcattgttttctttttgttattgtaAGACCATAAacacatcaatcaatcaatcaatcaatcacacgATTGATGAATAAGTTGACTGTTGGCTTCAAATTACAGGCTACGTGCCACCCAAGACGGGTAAGGTGCTTGCCTCCATCCTCGTGCCACCCAGTTTGTGTCAGTGTGTGGTTGTGCGTTCCCATGTATCCTGTTGTGTCCTAGTGTGTCCCAGTGGTGTTGTTGTGTGTCTGGTCCAGGATGTGTGACCTTCTCAGAGTGTGTGTTTGCCATGGCAGGACTGTGCGCTGTTGTGCTTCCGATCATTCCGTTCATGCGTTCGCTAATTAACCTTTccggtcatcatcatcatcatcatcatcatcattgaaTTTTCTCCTAACGGCACTCGTCATGGCTTTGAATGTCAACGGACCTCCACACGGAGGACCGTCTAATCACGCATGAAGTCAACTGATGATCGTTCTCAATCTCTCACATGATTTCACGTGAATGAATGTTTAATCCCCGTCAAACTTTTTATCTTCAATACAAAGTCCTAGTTGATTTGACGGCCGGATGCTAAGTGCTcctgcctggttttctccacccaACAGGAGAGCAGGACGAGTCGGTGTGCAGGATTTACCTGAGCAAGCTCAAGGACCTACGCCTGAGGCTGGAGGGCTGCGAGAACCGAACGGTGACGCGACTTCGCCAGCTGGCCGACAAAGAACCGCTCAAAGCCTGCGCCCTAAAGACCACCGAGCAGATGGTGAAGATCCGAAATGGAGACGGTCTCGTCCCGACTGCTTCAACAATTCTCGTTCCTGTTGACAGAAAGTCCAAACCGAGCTGGAAGGCCTGAAGAAAGAACTGAACTCCGTTGCCGAGAAGGCGGAGGAGGTTCTGTCCTCGCCTCAAACATCCAGCTCCGGCCCCTTGCTGCGTTCGGAACTTGACGGCACGCAGAAGAAGATGGACCACGTCTACGGCCTCTCGTCCATCTACCTAGATAAGTAAGGCTCCCTCGGTTTAGGTTTCTGACACATCAGCCTGGCGCTAGCTAACGTCCTCGTTCTCAGGCTGAAGGCCATCGACGCGGTGATCAGGAAAACCAGCGACGCCGAGGAGACGCTGAAGAGCTACGAGACTCGTCTGCTGGATGTTCACAAAGTCCCGACCGAGGAGAAGGAGGCGGAGAAGCATCAGAGCCAGATAAAGGTATCAGCTGGAGTTACTCCTTTCGCGCGGGTCGAAGTCGCAAGGGTTCGGCTTTTCCGGCTTCAGAGGTAGCGTAAAGGATAGCGTAAAGACTGGAAACGGTGTGCGAAGTTTAACACCCGACACTGCTCAAAAGCTGACATCTAATTGTCTGAGTAGCCATCAGGCACAAGCCCCCCCCCTCTGTGGGAAAGGTACCGACACGGAACGGAGGGTTGAAGTCAACCCGCATATAGCTCGGATTCTGGCGTAGTAGCAGAGGTGCGCCGGCGGCTCTGTGTAAGGGGAGAGCAAAAACCGTGACGAGGGAGATTCACTGCACAGAGAAACGGACCGATAGAATTTTGCATGTACTCTGTAGCTAAGGTTAGAAGTCCAAGTGAAGACTTGTTAGTGGAGCTTTCATCTTTGAGCTTGAATTCCAATGATTTCCCTtcaacagaaaatgaaaacagagTCCGAAGCGGACCAGGCCGTGTTTGACCGCCTGCAGGACGAGCTCAAGCGGGCGTCGGCCGTCCACGACAAGATGACGCGCGTCCACAGCGAGCGCGACGCCGAGCTGGCCCACTATCGCCACCTGGCGGCCGGCCTGCAGGACCGCTGGCAGGCGGCGTTGGCTCAGCTGGAGGTCCGAAAGCAGGAGCTGGAGCTGATCCGACGCCACATGAGCGCCTACCGCGACGGCTACGAGTGGCTCGTGCGCTGGCTGGCGGACGCCAAGCGGCGCCAGGAGGAGATCCAAGCGCTGCCCGTCAGGGACGGAGCGGCGCTGAAGGAGCAATTGGCTGAGGAAAAGGTATTTCAAACGCATTCCCGAGACACTTCATTAAGTGAGCGTCCCAAAAATCACTAAGTCGCGCTTGTGGAAAGCTTGACAAATTCAGCCCCTGACGCCAGTTTCACCAAACAACACGAAATTTGGTGCACGAGTCTGTCTGctggttgggggaaaaaaaaatgttgctcatgtgtctttgaaaaataatgaatagTCAACGCGATTGAGTATTTCGTGTTTCGTTTCACAAAGAAACTTCTGGACGACATCGAGAAGAACAAGGACAAGATCGACAAGTGCCAGAAAAATGCCAAAGACTACATTGACTCTGTCAAGgtgcgtgtctgcgtgggtGGTGTGGGTGGTGTGGGTGGTGTTTCAAATTGTTGTGGAAAAACTCGTTTGTCCTTTTAGGATTACGAGCTTCAGCTCCTGACCTACAAAGCCCTGCAGGACCCGGCTGCCTCGCCACTGAAGAAACCCAAATTGGAGTGCGCCTCTGACGACATCATCCAAGAGGCAGGTTTTCTCCGGCAAGACGGtgcaaacaaattgaaatgaaacatACGAGTTGACGACTTGTTTAACTGTGttcctgcttctttttttttgtttttttgttttttttttctctccagtaCGTCACGTTAAGAACCCGTTACAGCGAGCTCATGACGCTCGTCAGCCAGTACATCAAGTTCATCACGGACACACACCGCCGCCTGGTGGACGATGAGGTAACTACAAGCTCTGTCACAATATGTGAACTTAAACTGCGCCATTTCGCTGGCAAGTTGGTGAATTACACTTTCGTCAACAATCTTTATCAAAAAATGTCACAGCATGCAATACCGTTTTTGTCTCATGTGGAGATCGCAAGTACTGATATAAGTGCAGAAAATATGAACCGTGTAAAATTGTGGCCTGTTccgcacacaaaaaatacaactagAAATCCGGAGTTCCGACATCAGACTCTCCAGTCTTGTGTAGTGTCGCCTTACATCGCAACACAACACTTCTCTCATTCCTTCGACAAAGTGTCTTGCAGCCGTCACGCGCTCGTTAAACTATTTTCGtttccttttcctttcctcTCAAAATGTTCCCGTTCTTATCGCTCAGCAGCCTCTCTCTGTTTGCTTTCCTTGCATGCTCGGTTGCTTGTTTTCCAGACTGCTTTCACTTTCccctcaggttttttttttttccccctttccctTTTGAACTGCTTGCCAGTGCTTTGTCGCGATGAATACTAATCTTCAGATGCATCTTTTTCTTAACAAAGGGGAGGTTCAGGATTGAAATGCTCAATTGAGCTGACGCATACTTTTGACTCTCAGTGGTTATTGCCCATTCGTCTAATTCTGCCAAGTAACTTGAATGTCATTTGTGGAGTTCAATGTGAAGACAAGGTCAACTGGTTTATGCCTTATTACATCAAGGATAAATGAATATGAAACCCTAAAAttgcatgaaaacaaagtgaattTGTGTTTATGTTGTGGAGTAAGAATTTTAGTTTGATGGACAATAACTTACGACGTTCAATGTTATCAAACAACAGCCTGTAACGCCTTCACTGACTGTTTACTAATACAGAAAGCCTCGGAGAAGCTGAAAGAAGCAGAGCAGAAGAGGCTGGCGGAGATTCAGGCCGAGTTGGACAAACAGAGGCAGCTGGCCGAGGCTCACGCTCAGTCTGTGGCCAAGGCCGAACAGGAGGCCGAGGCCCTCAAACTGAAGATGAAAGAGGAGGCCGGCAAAAGGCAAGACATCGCCGTGGACGGGGAGAGGCAGAAACAGAGCATCCAGCAGGAGCTGCACGAGCTCAAGAGTCTGTCGGAGCAGGAGATCAAGACCAAGAACGTGCAGCTTGAGGAGGCTCTGATCAGCCGGACCAGGATCGAGGAGGAGATACGCATCATCCGTCTCCAGCTAGAGACGACCATAAAGCAGAAGAGCACGGCCGACGTGGAGCTTCAGCAGCTCCGCGATAAAGCAGCCGACTCTGAGAAGCTCCGGAAAACTGCTCAGGAGGAGGCCGATAGGCTTCGCAAGCAGGTGGCCGAGGAGACTCAGAAAAAGAAGAACGCGGAAGACGAACTGAAGCGCAAAGCTGAGGCAGAGAGGGAGGCCTccaagaagaagcagaaggcCTTGGACGACCTAGAGAAGTTCAAGATGCAAGCAGAGGAGGCCGAGCGGCGCATGAAACAGGCAGAGGAGGAGAAACTCCGGCAGGTCAaggtggtggaggaggtggcGCAGAAGAGTGCCGCTGCACAGTTGCAGAGCACCTCCAAATCCTTCAGCGAAAGGGCGACCAAACTGGAGGAGTCCCTCAAGAAAGAGCAGGGCACCGTGCTCCAGTTGCAGGAGGAAGCCGATAAGCTCCGCAAACAGCAAGAGGAGGCCAGCAAAGCTCGGGAACAGGCAGAGAAGGAGCTGGAGATGTGGAGGCAAAAGGCCAACGAGGCTCTCCGCTTGAGGCTAAAAGCCGAGGAAGAGGCCCAGAGGAAGAGCCAGGCgcaggaggaagcagaaagGCAGAAATTGGAGGCAGAGCGTGACGCCAAGAAAAAAGCAAAGGCCGAAGAGGGCGCCCTCAAACAGAAGGAGAATGCGGAGAAAGAGCTGGACAAACAAAGGACTTTTGCTGAGCAGATTGCCCAGCAGAAACTGTCAGCTGAGCAAGAATGCATCCGCCTCAAGGCAGATTTTGAACACGCCGAGCAACAGAGGAGCCTCCTGGACAACGAGCTCCAGCGTCTGAAGAATGAGGTGAACACCGCTGAAAACCAGAGAAAGaagctggaggaggagctggCCAAGGTACGAAGCGAAATGGATGCCCTTCTCCAGATGAAGGTGAAAGCGGAGAAGGAGACGCTGTCTAACACGGAAAAGACCAAACAACTTCTCGAGTCGGAAGTCCTGAAAATGAAGCAGCTTGCCGACGAAGCGGCCAGGCTGAGGTCAGTGGCCGAGGAGGCCAAAAAGCAGAGGCAGCTTGCCGAGGAAGAGGCGGCCAAACAGCGAGCCGAAGctgagaaaatcctgaaggagaagtTGGCCGCCATCAATGAGGCGACCCGTCTCAAGACGCAAGCCGAGATCGCCCTGAAGGCCAAAGAGGCCGAGAACGAAAGGCTGAAAAGACAAGCTGAGGATGAAGCCTACCAGAGGAAGCTGTTGGAGGATCAGGCGGCTCAGCACAAACAAGACATTTCTGAGAAAATGCAACATCTGCAGAGCTCGTCTAACTCCGAATTGGAGCGACAGAAAACAATCATTGAGGAAACTCTCAGACAAAGGAAAGTGGTGGAGGAGGAGATCCACATCATCAGGATCAACTTTGAGAAGGCCTCAAAGGACAAATTGGATTTAGAGAACGAATTAAAGAAGCTGAAAGAGATTGCGGAAGCCACGCAAAAGAGCAAACTCAAAGCCGAAAAGGAAGCCGAGACTTTGAAGCAGCTCGCCGCAGATGAAGAGAAGAAGCGAAAGGAAGCCGAGGAGAAGGTTAAGAAGATCACGGCAGCAGAGGAAGAGGCGGCAAGGCAATGCAAAGCCGCTCAGGAGGAGGTGGAGCGTCTGAAAAAGAGGGCAGCGGAAGCAAACAAGCAGCGAGAGAAGGCAGAGAAGGACGCCGAGCAGCAGGTGCTCCTGGCGAAGGAGGCTGCGCAGAAATGCACCACCGCCGAGCAAAAAGCTCAAGATGTCCTCAGCAAGAACAAAGAGGGCGATCTCGCGCAGGAGAAGCTCAAGGAGGAGTTCGAGAATGCCAAAAAACTTGCACGAGAAGCTGAAAAGGCCAAAGAGAAAGCCGAGAAAGAGGCGGCACTGCACCGCCAGAAAGCCGAGGAGGCCGAGAAGCAGAAAAAAGCTGCAGAGGATGAAGCCGCCAAGCAGGCCAAAGCTCAGAAAGATGCCGAGAAACTGAGGAAAGAGGCCGAAAGGGAGGCCTCCAAGCGAGCGGAAGCCGAGGCCGCTGCTCTCAAGCAAAAGCAGCAGGCTGACGCAGAGATGACCAAGCACAAGAAGGAGGCCGAGCAGGCGCTGAAGCAGAAGTCGCAGGTGGAGAAGGAACTGTCAACTATCAAATTGCAGCTGGACGAAACCGACAAGCAGAAGGCCGTCTTGGATGAGGAGCTCCAGCGGGTGAAGGGCGAGGTCGACGACGCTATCAAACAGAAGGCGCAGGTAGAGGATGAACTTTCCAAAGTCAGGATTCAGATGGAGGAGCTTCTTAAGCTTAAGATACAAATTGAGAGCGAAAACAAGCGTCTCATGAAAAAGGACAAAGACAGCGCAAAGAAGCTGCTCGCGGATGAAGCCGAGAGGATGAAGATCCTGGCGGAAGAAGCAGCCCGGCTCAGTGCGGAGGCCGAGGAAGCCGCCAAGCTCAGAAAGACCGCTGAGTCTGACTTGGCTGAACAAAGGGCACTTGCAGAGAAAATGCTCAAGGAGAAAATGCAGGCCATCCAGGAGGCTACCAAGCTGAAAGCTGAGGCGGAGGACCTCCAGAGGCAGAAGGACAAGGCACAGGAGGCGGCCAAGAAGCTTCTGGAGGACAAACAGCAGATCCAGCAGCGGCTGGACGAGGAGACCGAAGGCTTCCAGAAATCCCTGGAGGCCGAGCGAAAGAGGAAGCAAGAGGTGTTAGCCGAGGCGGAGAAGCTGAAAGCGAAGGTGAAAGAGCTTAGCGACGCTCAGGCGAAAGCCCAGGaggaggccaaaaagttcaagaaGCAGGCGGCTGAGGCCAAAGCTCATCTGGAGGGCTCACAACAGAAAGCCACTGAAACTGTGGTGCAAAAGCTGGAGACTCAGCGACTGCAGAGTACCAGAGAAGCCGATGACCTCAAGAAAGCCATCATTGACCTGGAAAAAGAGAGGGAGAAGCTGAAGAAAGAGGCGGAGGAGCTTCACAAAAGTTCCAAAGAGGTActgtaacaaaaataatgaatattccaTAATGAAGTCACTGTATAGTTTActtacttattttcttttttacctaGATGGCCCTTGCCCAACAAGAGCAAATTGAGCAGCAGAAGGTCATTCTTCAGAAGACCTTCCTCACTGAGAAGGAGTTGCTGttgaaaagagaaaaggaaGTTGAAGATGAGAAGAAGCAGCTGGAGAAACAGTTCAAGGGTGAAGTGAGTAAGGCCAAGGCGCTCAAACAGGAGCAAGAGCGTCAGCAAAAGCTGATTGAGGATGAGCGGAACAAGCTCCAGGGCGTCATGGATGACGCCTTGAGGAAGCAGAAGGAAGCCGAGGCCGAGATGATGAAGAAGCAGAAGGAAATGGAggtgcttgaaaagaaaaggaacGAGCAAGAAAAACTGTTGGGAGAGGAGAACAAAATGCTGAGAGAGAAACTCAACAATCTCGAGATGGTGGCCAAAGGAAATGCAtctaaaataaaagaaattgagGTCCAGCCAGCGAGGGATGCTGGGGAGCAGTTGGTCTCCGCCACAGTGTCGGTGACCACAAAGAAAGTTTACAATGGCTCTGAAGTTGATGGCGTTTCGCCTTGGGCCTTTGATGGAATAAGAGAGAAAGTTCCTGTCGAGAGGCTTCATGACATCGGTGTCCTGACCAAAAAAGAGTTGGACAAACTTAAGAAAGGTAAAGTTTCAGTGCAAGACCTCACAAAGACGGACAAGATCCAGTCATGTCTTAAGGGTCAGAGCTGCATTGGCGGCATCTTGACTCCCTCAAAGGAAAAAGTGAGCATCTATCAGGCTATGAAAGACAACAAAATTACACCCAGTACAGCTACGACGCTGCTGGAAGCTCAGGCAGCTTCTGGCTACCTCGTAGATCCTGTTAAGAACAAACTCCTCTCTGTGGACGAGGCTGTAAAGGAGCAGTTGATTGGCCCTGAACTCCATGACAAAATGCTGTCTGCCGAGCGAGCTGCCACGGGCTACAAAGACCCTTTCACGGGAGACAGAATCTCCCTTTTTGAGGCCATGAAGAAAGACCTGATTGAGAAGGAGCAGGCTACCAGGTTCTTGGATGTGCAGCTTGCAACCGGCGGCATCGTTGACCCTATTAACAGCCACAGAGTCCCGCTGCAGACGGCCTACAAGCAAGGGCAGTTTGACGCCGACATGAATAAGCAAATGCCGGACTGCAAATTGTTTGTGGAGCCCAGCACCCAGGAGGCCCTCACCTACAAGCAACTACTGGACAAATGCACCAAGGATGCGGGGTCAGGCATGATGATTCTACCCGTGACTGAGAAAGCCGGCCAAAGCGAGAGAACGTACACAGATGCTGAGATGAAAGAAGTGTTCAGCACGTCCAACGTGGACGTGCCCTTTGGCAGGTTCAAAGGAAAGACGGTCACTATTTGGGAAGTGATCAACTCCGAGTATTTCACGGAAGAGCAGCGACGAGAGCTGATCCGCCAGTACAAGACGGGCAAAATCACGGTAGAGAAGATCATCAAAATTGTTATCACCGTTGTGGAGGACAAGGAGAAGAACAACGAAAACGTGCTGAATGGCCTGAGGGCCCCTGTGCCAGCCAGCGAACTTCTGGAGTCAAAGGTTATAAGCAAAGACCTATTTAACAAGCTAAGCAACGGCAAGATCACTGTCAAAGAGCTCTCTGAGATGGATCCTGTGAAGAAAGCACTCCAAGGAACACCGAGCATTGCTGGACTGTTTGACGAACCCACCAAGGAGAAAATGCCTTTCTATCAAGCGATGAAAAAAGAGCTCCTCTCACCGGAGACAGCTGTTCATCTTCTCGAGGCTCAAGCGGCTACCGGCTTTATAATCGATCCCATCAAAAACGAGCGGGTGCCTGTTGACGAAGCCGTCAAGGCTGGCTTGGTGGGCCCAGAACTCCACGAGCGACTGATGTCTGCGGAGCGAGCGGTTAGTGGCTACAAAGATCCTTACTCCGGCAAGAAGGTGTCTCTATTTGAAGCCATGAGTAAAGGTCTCATCAAGAGAGACCACGGCATCCGTCTGTTAGAAGCACAACTCTCCACAGGGGGAATTATTGATCCGGTCAAAAGCTACCGCGTCCCACACGAGGTTGCCTGCAAACGTAGCTATTTGGATGAGGAAACCAGCACAACCTTGAGCAAGACAACCGACGAAACCAAGGTCTTCTACGATCCCAACACACAGGAGGATGCCACCTATGCGCAGTTGATGAAGAAATGCATCTCTGACAATGAAACTGGACTTCCCTTGCTCCCGCTCGCTAAGAAGGCTCCAAAACCCAAAGAGGATCAACAGATTACAGAAGCCAAAACCAAAGAGGCCTTGAACCAGAGCACGGTGGAGCTGCACTACGGACCTTTCAAAGGCAGAAAGGTCACAATCTGGGAGATCATCACCTCCGAGTACATCACCGAGGAGAAGAGAATCGAGCTGATTCGCCAGTACCGAATGGGCCATGTGACAATAGAAAAGTTAATAAGGGTTGTGACGACCATAGTGGAGGAAAAGGAATCCTCTACAAAAGAAAAGCCCTGTTTTGAAGGTCTGAGGGAACCAGTTGCTGCCAGCACATTGATGAACGCCAACATCATTGACAAGGCCACATTTGAGCAGCTCCAGCAGGGCACAAAGACTCCTCAGGAAGTGAGTGAAGACGATAAAGTCAGGAAGTATCTGCAAGGCACAGACCGCATCGACGCCATCGCAATGGACGGAACAAACGAAAAGCTAAGCATATATCAAGcaatgaaaaataacattttgcaaGCTAACACTGGCCTCGCACTGCTCGAAGCCCAAGCTGGAACTGGTTTCATAA
This window of the Phyllopteryx taeniolatus isolate TA_2022b chromosome 21, UOR_Ptae_1.2, whole genome shotgun sequence genome carries:
- the pleca gene encoding plectin a isoform X12, whose product is MSASPPGNAFPSLVAAGHLVTLVLVWRWRLRRKRDERDRVQKKTFTKWVNKHLAKHWKAEAQRHVSDLYEDLRDGHNLISLLEVLSGETLPREKGRMRFHKLQNVQIALDFLKRRQVKLVNIRNDDIADGNPKLTLGLIWTIILHFQISDIQVNGQSDDMTAKERLLLWSQRMVEGYQGLRCDNFTSNWRDGKLFNAIIHKHRPNLIDMSQVGRQTNQQNLELAFGVAERELGVTRLLDPEDVDVPHPDEKSIITYVSSLYDAMPRVPDVQDGVKANELELRWQEYYELVTTLLQWIRHHILVFEERKFPSSYEEIEVLWRQFLKFKETELPAKEADKNRSKHIFKSFEGAVQAGHVKVPSGYHPLDVEKEWGRLHVAILERERLLRTEFERLERLQRIVGKVQMESGVCEEQLNQVEALLQTDVRLLNSGKPAQHTAEVEADLEKAEGMIRFLFNDVQTLKDGRHLQAEQMYRRVYRLHERLVNLRSEYNFRLKSGVSVAQAPATQVSMTPVHGGATQARAAQVLQQAPVRLRPELDEVTLRYVRDLLGWVEENQQRVDQGEWGADLPAVESHLGNHRGLHLSVEEFRSKVERAKADETQISPVSKEAYRDYLSQLEQHYGKLLNSSKCRLRHLEQLHAFVTAATKELMWLNEKEEEEVNYDWSERNTNMAAKKDNYSGLMRELELREKKMSAAQVTGDKLLRDRHPGRKTVEAFAAALQTQWSWILQLCCCIESHLKENAAYFQFFADVKEAEDKLKKMQDTMRRKYTCDRSVTVTRLEDLLQDAADEKEQLSEFQTHLEGLKRRAKTVVQLKPRNPATAIKSKLPIQAVCDFKQMEITVHRGDECALLNNSQPYKWRVLNRHGSEATVPSICFLVPPTNKDAVNSVTGLDGNLQKLQTMWQSLFVDLRSLLSWQYLMRDIHIIKTWNISMFKTLTVEEYRLALRNLEQHYQDFLRDSQDSQAFGAEDRMQVESSYNKANRHYNTLVSTAEQGYVPPKTGEQDESVCRIYLSKLKDLRLRLEGCENRTVTRLRQLADKEPLKACALKTTEQMKVQTELEGLKKELNSVAEKAEEVLSSPQTSSSGPLLRSELDGTQKKMDHVYGLSSIYLDKLKAIDAVIRKTSDAEETLKSYETRLLDVHKVPTEEKEAEKHQSQIKKMKTESEADQAVFDRLQDELKRASAVHDKMTRVHSERDAELAHYRHLAAGLQDRWQAALAQLEVRKQELELIRRHMSAYRDGYEWLVRWLADAKRRQEEIQALPVRDGAALKEQLAEEKKLLDDIEKNKDKIDKCQKNAKDYIDSVKDYELQLLTYKALQDPAASPLKKPKLECASDDIIQEYVTLRTRYSELMTLVSQYIKFITDTHRRLVDDEKASEKLKEAEQKRLAEIQAELDKQRQLAEAHAQSVAKAEQEAEALKLKMKEEAGKRQDIAVDGERQKQSIQQELHELKSLSEQEIKTKNVQLEEALISRTRIEEEIRIIRLQLETTIKQKSTADVELQQLRDKAADSEKLRKTAQEEADRLRKQVAEETQKKKNAEDELKRKAEAEREASKKKQKALDDLEKFKMQAEEAERRMKQAEEEKLRQVKVVEEVAQKSAAAQLQSTSKSFSERATKLEESLKKEQGTVLQLQEEADKLRKQQEEASKAREQAEKELEMWRQKANEALRLRLKAEEEAQRKSQAQEEAERQKLEAERDAKKKAKAEEGALKQKENAEKELDKQRTFAEQIAQQKLSAEQECIRLKADFEHAEQQRSLLDNELQRLKNEVNTAENQRKKLEEELAKVRSEMDALLQMKVKAEKETLSNTEKTKQLLESEVLKMKQLADEAARLRSVAEEAKKQRQLAEEEAAKQRAEAEKILKEKLAAINEATRLKTQAEIALKAKEAENERLKRQAEDEAYQRKLLEDQAAQHKQDISEKMQHLQSSSNSELERQKTIIEETLRQRKVVEEEIHIIRINFEKASKDKLDLENELKKLKEIAEATQKSKLKAEKEAETLKQLAADEEKKRKEAEEKVKKITAAEEEAARQCKAAQEEVERLKKRAAEANKQREKAEKDAEQQVLLAKEAAQKCTTAEQKAQDVLSKNKEGDLAQEKLKEEFENAKKLAREAEKAKEKAEKEAALHRQKAEEAEKQKKAAEDEAAKQAKAQKDAEKLRKEAEREASKRAEAEAAALKQKQQADAEMTKHKKEAEQALKQKSQVEKELSTIKLQLDETDKQKAVLDEELQRVKGEVDDAIKQKAQVEDELSKVRIQMEELLKLKIQIESENKRLMKKDKDSAKKLLADEAERMKILAEEAARLSAEAEEAAKLRKTAESDLAEQRALAEKMLKEKMQAIQEATKLKAEAEDLQRQKDKAQEAAKKLLEDKQQIQQRLDEETEGFQKSLEAERKRKQEVLAEAEKLKAKVKELSDAQAKAQEEAKKFKKQAAEAKAHLEGSQQKATETVVQKLETQRLQSTREADDLKKAIIDLEKEREKLKKEAEELHKSSKEMALAQQEQIEQQKVILQKTFLTEKELLLKREKEVEDEKKQLEKQFKGEVSKAKALKQEQERQQKLIEDERNKLQGVMDDALRKQKEAEAEMMKKQKEMEVLEKKRNEQEKLLGEENKMLREKLNNLEMVAKGNASKIKEIEVQPARDAGEQLVSATVSVTTKKVYNGSEVDGVSPWAFDGIREKVPVERLHDIGVLTKKELDKLKKGKVSVQDLTKTDKIQSCLKGQSCIGGILTPSKEKVSIYQAMKDNKITPSTATTLLEAQAASGYLVDPVKNKLLSVDEAVKEQLIGPELHDKMLSAERAATGYKDPFTGDRISLFEAMKKDLIEKEQATRFLDVQLATGGIVDPINSHRVPLQTAYKQGQFDADMNKQMPDCKLFVEPSTQEALTYKQLLDKCTKDAGSGMMILPVTEKAGQSERTYTDAEMKEVFSTSNVDVPFGRFKGKTVTIWEVINSEYFTEEQRRELIRQYKTGKITVEKIIKIVITVVEDKEKNNENVLNGLRAPVPASELLESKVISKDLFNKLSNGKITVKELSEMDPVKKALQGTPSIAGLFDEPTKEKMPFYQAMKKELLSPETAVHLLEAQAATGFIIDPIKNERVPVDEAVKAGLVGPELHERLMSAERAVSGYKDPYSGKKVSLFEAMSKGLIKRDHGIRLLEAQLSTGGIIDPVKSYRVPHEVACKRSYLDEETSTTLSKTTDETKVFYDPNTQEDATYAQLMKKCISDNETGLPLLPLAKKAPKPKEDQQITEAKTKEALNQSTVELHYGPFKGRKVTIWEIITSEYITEEKRIELIRQYRMGHVTIEKLIRVVTTIVEEKESSTKEKPCFEGLREPVAASTLMNANIIDKATFEQLQQGTKTPQEVSEDDKVRKYLQGTDRIDAIAMDGTNEKLSIYQAMKNNILQANTGLALLEAQAGTGFITDPIKNIKYSVDDAVKAGAVGPELHEKLLSAEKAVTGYKDPYTGTKISLFQALKKELVLREHAIPLLEAQLNTGGLIDPVGSHRIPTEVAIQRGFLSKHMAKSLNEPSGDVRCFTNPNTNESVTYKQLLEKCVKDPNSGLCYLPLSKAEASPTEKSYKYTEEQAQADLANTQIEIPHKSFEGKSLTIWEIINSNMLPEEERRRLMEQYRLGTITKDRMLIIVIEIIEQREAEKVEQGMSCDIIRRRITIEELYSARIIDLHTYNLLKQEKMTISEIMAMPSVKQYLFGTGCIAGIMSDTPSKVSIYQAMKNGKIKPEVALTLLEAQAATGFIVDPVKDELLTVDEAVRKGLVGPELHDKLLSAERAVTGYKDPYSGKVISLFQAMKKDLVPEDYALRLLEAQNATGGLMDPEYYFRLPADVAMQRGYINKETLDRISEPAADVQGYTDPTTDENLTYAQLLKRCRLDKESGQRLLSLADRRLLFKGLRKQITVDELLRSQIIDQKTYNELTQGNISVEEVSRDLKKYLEGVSCIAGVFVEATKDCLSIYQAMKKNMIRPGTAFELLEAQAATGYVIDPIKNLKLNVNEAVKMGVVGPEFKDKLLSAERAVTGYRDPYSGKLISLFQAMKKDLILKDHGIRLLEAQIATGGIIDPQESHRLPVEAAYERGLFDEEMNHILTDPSDDTKGFFDPNSEENLTYLQLMERCMTDPQTGLALLLLKEKKRERKTSSKSSVRKRRVVIVDPETGKEMSVYEAYQKGLIDHQTYLELAEQECEWEEITSTSSAGVVKSKIIDRRSGRQYDIDDAISSGLIEKSALDQYRAGSLSITEFADMLSGNSSGVRSRSSSFGSTSSYTSSPMPSIKTPTVTWNDPTEESGPVAGILDTGTLEKVSVTEAIRRNLVDNITGQRLLEAQVCTGGIIDPNTGEKFSVTDAMNKGLVDKIMVDRISLAQKACNGFEDPRTKTKMSAAQALKKGWLYYEAGQRFLEVQYLTGGLIEPDVTHRVSLDDALKKGTLDARTAQKLRDVNTHSKYLTCPKTKLKISYKDALDRSMIEEGTGLRLLEASSQSSKGLYSPYSVSGSGSATGSRSGSRTGSRSGSRRGSFDATGSSFTTTFSSSSSSSYSSPSYGRRY